Within Massilia litorea, the genomic segment CTACGCCGCCCGCTATCCTGAAGGCGTGGCGGCGCTGGCGCGCTGGATGAAGGAAGGCAGCTTCAAGAGCCGCGAGCACATTGTCGAGGGTTTCGAGACCTTCCCTTCCACGCTGCTGATGTTGTTCCGCGGCGAGAACCTCGGCAAGCTGGTGCTGAAGGTCGCCGACGCCTGAGGATTTGTCAGGTTCGCTTGCGCCAGTCGCTGGCGCAAGCGCTTTTCCTGAACTTGCACGAGTCTGGAGCGTCTACTGATACTTTATATACGCCGAGGATCTCATGCCCGCTTTTTCCCCTTCCCTACCCGACCTGCGCTCGCAACTCGGCGCCCAGGTCGATTTCCTGAGCCAGGTATCGCATCATGCGATCGACACCGCCCGCCAGCTCAGCGAACTGAACGTGCGCGCGGCGCGCCAGCTGGTCGACGACGGCGTCAGGCTCGGCCGTGCGCTGGCAAGCTGCGACGATCCCTTCCAGATCGGCACCGTGGCAATGCGCGAAGCCTCTTCCACGGCCGAGGATTGGCAGAGCTGGCAGAATTCGCTGATGGGCGTGCTCAGCGCCGGCACCGCCACCTTCGCCCACGACGCCAACGACGGCAGCTGGCAGGCCGCCCGCAGTGTAACTGCCGGCGCCGCGGCCGAGGACGTCGGCGCGGCCCACAACCCCACCTGACCCATACACTATCGAGGAGGAGCCATGGCAGCCACCGGCAAGGACCAGGATGGGGCGGCGGACGCGCTTGCACTGCTGCGCGCCGAGCATGAGCAGGTGAGCAGGATGTTCGCCCAGTGCGCGAACCTGCGCGGCCTGGAAGACGCGGAAGAAACGATCGCCGAACTGGTCGACGACCTCTGCGACGCGCTCATCATCCACACGATGCTCGAGGAAGAACTGTTCTATCCGGCGCTGCGCGCGGCGTTCGGAGACGACGAGCTGATCGATGACGCCGAGCTCGAGCACGCGGGGGCGCGCGAACTGATCAGCCAGCTCGAAGCCATGTACCCGGGGGACGAGCATTTCGATGCGACGCTCGCCGTGCTGGCCGAGGAGTTCGCGCACCACGTCGCGCAGGAAGAGACGGAGATGTTCGAGGGGGCGCGTGCGGCCGGCCTCGACCTGGTCGAACTCGGGCACCGACTGGCGCTGCGGCGCGCCCAGCTCGACGACGACATGGCGGCGCCCCCGACGAGCTTCGACGGCGCCGAACCACACGACGGCAGGCGTACGCCGCCGCGGGCACCGGACTGAACGGACGCTGCGCCGCCCTTCGAAAGCGCGGCGCAAGCGAAGTCCTCAAGAGGGAAGGAACTAACCCGGAAGCGGTCTCTCTAACCGGACGAGTGTGGCAATGCTGCGCTTACCCTTCACACTGCAGGGCAACCAGGAGAACGACATGGCGACAAGCAAGGAGAGCGGCAAGGGCGCGGGCAGCTCCGGCGGCAGCGCGCAAAAGAGCGGTGGCGGCAGCGGCAGCGGCCCTGCCAAA encodes:
- a CDS encoding phasin family protein is translated as MPAFSPSLPDLRSQLGAQVDFLSQVSHHAIDTARQLSELNVRAARQLVDDGVRLGRALASCDDPFQIGTVAMREASSTAEDWQSWQNSLMGVLSAGTATFAHDANDGSWQAARSVTAGAAAEDVGAAHNPT
- a CDS encoding hemerythrin domain-containing protein — protein: MAATGKDQDGAADALALLRAEHEQVSRMFAQCANLRGLEDAEETIAELVDDLCDALIIHTMLEEELFYPALRAAFGDDELIDDAELEHAGARELISQLEAMYPGDEHFDATLAVLAEEFAHHVAQEETEMFEGARAAGLDLVELGHRLALRRAQLDDDMAAPPTSFDGAEPHDGRRTPPRAPD